The following proteins come from a genomic window of Candidatus Bipolaricaulis sibiricus:
- a CDS encoding [NiFe] hydrogenase metallocenter assembly protein HypF → MSQRVRKRLHVTGTVQGVGFRPFVYRIAVGRGLAGFVRNLGDAGVEIEVEGDPDAVDGFLAALHTERPPLAAIEHLDVTGLRPDGRQGFHIVPSLDGGEGSGAIPPDTATCGPCIADIADPAGRYHGYWATSCTDCGPRFTVIEGLPYDRPRTAFREFALCADCRREYTDPLDRRYHAQTIACPVCGPKLRYVEAGRETAEEPIERAVTALRAGKVLAIKGLGGTHLACDATRDEVVAGLRRRLGRPGQPFALMAREDQAERFARLSTEEWSLLRSPRRPIVVLQLSPGVLAPSVAPGLHTVGVMLPYTGLHHLLFRDLPFPLVMTSANYPGRPMLIEDRRILGDLEGVADAFLLHNRRIVARCDDSVVRVSGATPTFLRRSRGWVPEPVPLDLGEGPLLALGGDLNVVFALYSRGKVHLSQHIGNTEHLDTLEFLREALDHLLRLTGIPLPRRIACDLHPQFATTRLAAELGEAVPVQHHVAHVAGLAAEHGVQDLVGIAADGYGYGVDGTAWGGEVIVWKGGEWDRVGSLAPVPMPGGDLATRRPGRMAASYLLAAGLDPAASGLRPEEIEAVRIQVERELNCPQTTSAGRFLDAVAAWVGVCSERTYEGEPAMRLEAAAAGGTAVELPLLVREQDGRRVLDTVGLFRELDALRRRGAGVPDLAATAQSALARGLAGLAVRVALDRGIPVVGLTGGVAVNDAISSAIRAEVESSGLRFVSHRLVPPGDGGLAFGQLVQVASLQGER, encoded by the coding sequence ATGTCGCAACGCGTGCGGAAGAGGCTCCACGTGACGGGGACCGTGCAGGGGGTTGGGTTCCGTCCCTTCGTGTACCGCATCGCGGTCGGCCGGGGCTTGGCGGGGTTCGTCCGCAACCTGGGGGACGCGGGGGTGGAGATCGAGGTCGAAGGGGATCCTGATGCTGTGGACGGCTTCCTGGCCGCACTCCACACCGAACGCCCCCCCCTGGCCGCGATCGAGCACCTGGACGTGACCGGTCTTCGGCCGGACGGAAGACAGGGGTTCCACATCGTCCCTTCCCTGGATGGGGGCGAGGGAAGCGGCGCCATCCCCCCCGACACCGCCACCTGCGGCCCCTGCATCGCGGACATCGCCGACCCCGCGGGCCGCTACCACGGGTATTGGGCCACGAGCTGCACGGACTGCGGCCCGCGGTTCACGGTGATCGAGGGACTCCCCTACGACCGGCCGCGGACCGCGTTCCGCGAGTTCGCCCTGTGCGCTGACTGCCGACGGGAGTACACCGATCCCCTCGACCGGCGTTACCACGCCCAGACGATCGCCTGCCCTGTGTGCGGACCGAAGTTGCGCTACGTCGAGGCCGGCCGGGAGACGGCCGAAGAACCGATCGAACGGGCCGTGACCGCGCTGCGCGCGGGGAAGGTCCTGGCGATCAAAGGACTTGGCGGAACGCACCTCGCGTGCGACGCCACCCGCGACGAGGTGGTCGCCGGGCTTCGGCGGCGGCTCGGTCGGCCGGGGCAGCCGTTCGCCCTCATGGCCCGCGAGGACCAGGCCGAGCGGTTCGCCCGTCTGTCCACCGAGGAGTGGTCCCTCCTCCGCTCCCCACGGCGGCCAATCGTCGTCCTCCAACTCAGTCCCGGCGTTCTCGCCCCGTCGGTGGCACCCGGACTTCACACCGTGGGTGTGATGCTCCCGTACACGGGTCTTCACCACCTCCTGTTCCGCGATCTCCCTTTCCCGCTCGTGATGACGAGCGCCAACTACCCCGGCCGTCCCATGCTCATCGAGGACAGGCGGATCCTCGGCGACCTGGAAGGGGTTGCCGACGCGTTCCTCCTCCACAACCGGCGAATCGTGGCCCGCTGCGACGACTCGGTGGTACGTGTCTCCGGAGCGACCCCGACGTTCCTTCGCCGATCACGAGGGTGGGTCCCGGAGCCGGTCCCCTTGGACCTGGGGGAAGGTCCCCTTCTCGCCCTCGGCGGGGATCTCAACGTGGTCTTCGCCCTGTACAGCCGCGGCAAGGTCCACCTCTCCCAACACATCGGGAACACGGAGCACCTGGATACGCTTGAGTTCCTGCGGGAAGCGCTGGACCACCTCCTCCGCCTCACCGGAATCCCCCTCCCGCGGCGGATCGCGTGCGACCTCCATCCCCAGTTCGCGACGACCCGCCTCGCCGCCGAGCTGGGAGAGGCGGTCCCAGTCCAGCACCATGTGGCCCACGTCGCCGGGCTCGCGGCCGAGCACGGGGTCCAAGATCTGGTGGGGATCGCCGCCGACGGGTACGGGTACGGAGTTGACGGGACGGCGTGGGGTGGAGAGGTCATCGTGTGGAAGGGGGGGGAGTGGGATCGCGTGGGCTCGCTTGCCCCGGTGCCGATGCCCGGTGGAGACCTCGCCACGCGCCGCCCGGGACGGATGGCGGCGAGCTACCTCCTCGCCGCCGGTCTCGATCCTGCGGCATCGGGACTGCGACCAGAGGAGATCGAGGCGGTGCGGATTCAGGTCGAGCGCGAGCTGAACTGCCCCCAGACCACGAGCGCCGGGCGGTTCCTCGACGCGGTGGCGGCGTGGGTGGGGGTCTGCTCCGAGCGAACCTACGAGGGGGAGCCGGCAATGCGCCTCGAGGCCGCGGCAGCCGGGGGGACGGCAGTGGAACTTCCCCTTCTGGTTCGGGAACAGGACGGGCGACGGGTCCTCGACACGGTTGGGTTGTTCCGGGAGCTCGACGCCCTGCGAAGACGGGGAGCTGGTGTGCCTGACCTCGCAGCCACGGCCCAATCCGCCCTCGCCCGGGGCCTGGCCGGGTTGGCCGTCCGCGTGGCCTTAGACCGGGGAATCCCGGTTGTCGGGCTCACCGGCGGGGTGGCGGTGAACGACGCGATCTCCTCTGCGATCCGGGCGGAGGTGGAGAGCTCCGGGCTCCGGTTCGTCTCGCACCGCCTCGTCCCACCGGGAGACGGGGGCCTCGCCTTCGGCCAGCTTGTCCAGGTGGCTTCGCTTCAGGGAGAGCGGTAG
- a CDS encoding Alanine racemase, giving the protein MVGEAEVDGCNGERMVRAEVDTGVVRGNLERIRAWLPRRVSVLFVVKEDAYGHGLLPVARAAQGVVDWFGVAYLAEARSLRRAGFEQPIFIMTPPVGSTLIAAIREGYHLPLGDSGMIPEIEAAAVRAGRRALVHIEVDTGMGRFGLLPEEVDQALAVLNPDRVEVAGVYSHLSSANGRSEEDLEFTRAQVWWFRQVLQEWERRGIEIPWRHLANSAAVLAFDEATASPLNMVRVGTAAYGYPEGPAVPPVELVPAARAWTEVAAVRDLPRGWPVGYGHAYVTPDARRVAILAAGYGDGLRPELRRVVIRDQAADLVGKLGMDSVAADVTGIERISRGDRALLFGPGVCGHQGWICPVLVPVLLSAHRRWTS; this is encoded by the coding sequence GTGGTTGGAGAAGCGGAGGTTGACGGGTGCAATGGGGAGCGCATGGTGCGGGCCGAGGTGGACACAGGGGTGGTGCGGGGGAACCTGGAGCGGATCCGGGCGTGGCTTCCCCGCCGGGTGTCCGTCCTGTTCGTGGTCAAGGAGGACGCCTACGGGCATGGCCTGCTCCCGGTGGCGCGTGCTGCCCAAGGGGTCGTTGACTGGTTTGGCGTTGCGTACCTCGCCGAGGCACGCTCGTTGCGCCGCGCCGGTTTCGAGCAGCCGATCTTCATTATGACCCCGCCCGTGGGCTCGACGCTGATCGCCGCGATCCGCGAGGGGTACCACCTCCCTCTCGGCGACAGCGGGATGATCCCCGAGATCGAGGCCGCCGCCGTCCGCGCCGGGCGCCGGGCGCTTGTCCACATCGAGGTCGACACGGGGATGGGCAGGTTCGGTCTTCTCCCGGAAGAAGTCGACCAGGCGCTGGCTGTCCTCAACCCCGACCGAGTCGAGGTCGCGGGCGTGTACTCCCACCTCTCGTCGGCGAATGGCCGGTCTGAGGAGGATCTCGAGTTCACCCGGGCGCAGGTGTGGTGGTTTCGACAGGTCCTCCAGGAGTGGGAGCGGCGGGGGATCGAGATTCCGTGGCGACATCTCGCCAACTCGGCTGCGGTGCTTGCGTTCGACGAAGCGACGGCGTCTCCCCTGAACATGGTCCGGGTAGGGACCGCGGCCTATGGGTACCCCGAAGGGCCGGCAGTTCCTCCTGTCGAGCTTGTTCCCGCGGCGCGGGCGTGGACCGAGGTCGCCGCTGTCCGCGACCTGCCGCGCGGCTGGCCGGTGGGGTACGGCCACGCCTACGTGACCCCGGACGCGCGCCGGGTGGCGATCCTTGCCGCTGGTTACGGGGACGGGCTGCGGCCGGAGCTCCGGCGCGTGGTGATCCGCGATCAGGCAGCTGACCTCGTGGGGAAGCTCGGGATGGACAGCGTGGCTGCCGACGTAACGGGGATCGAGCGCATCAGCCGGGGTGACCGGGCCCTCCTGTTCGGCCCCGGCGTGTGCGGGCACCAAGGTTGGATCTGTCCGGTGCTCGTGCCGGTGCTCCTCTCCGCCCACCGCCGCTGGACGAGCTAG
- a CDS encoding Membrane bound hydrogenase, MbhC subunit: MTGLIYAFLAIGAAFNALGAVALIRFPDVYTRIHGATKCTTFGSIFSILAVAVYGIAHGGGAGGTMAVRAFLALVFLLLTNPTGSHALARAAHRSGIKPFRAVVDRLEEAGHPSPVTRHGPEETR, translated from the coding sequence GTGACCGGGCTCATCTACGCGTTCCTTGCGATCGGGGCCGCGTTCAACGCGCTCGGGGCGGTGGCGCTGATTCGGTTTCCCGACGTCTACACCCGCATCCACGGCGCGACGAAGTGCACAACGTTCGGGTCGATCTTCTCGATCCTCGCCGTCGCCGTGTACGGGATCGCCCATGGCGGCGGGGCAGGCGGGACGATGGCCGTACGGGCGTTCCTCGCGCTCGTGTTCCTGCTCCTCACGAACCCCACGGGATCTCACGCCCTGGCGCGCGCCGCCCATCGGTCAGGGATCAAGCCGTTCCGCGCCGTCGTGGACCGCCTCGAAGAAGCGGGTCACCCGTCACCCGTCACCCGCCACGGGCCCGAGGAGACGCGATGA
- a CDS encoding Na(+) H(+) antiporter subunit D codes for MNLTAHAPILAIAVPLLGAFALPLWAKLHRSLRDGWLVLVAGATAALTALVAVQVYTVGIQVYTLGAAWPRDTLTPGGFPIRIILTVDALSAFMGLITALVAVVGFAYAWRYLKEDEGKTLALTLGTLLWAGMLGMAFTGDLFNLFVFFEVTSIAACGLVGYRTWASRGPEAAFKTMVMYTVGGLFVLLAIALLYGEYGALNLAYLARQLSGSLIDRIALALLLGGLLMKAGAVPLHMWAPDAYGEAPAQAVILLVANTQISLYALFRVLFTLYGGVADPSVGWLVVALGTLTLLVAALMAVVQLDLGRLVAFGAVSQIGYMLLGVGVGLTVIAARPAYGLVAIQGGIFHMLNDAAAIGLLFLAVGAVEKASGSRNLGALGGLGHDLRWTTGFFLLGSLALAGIPPLNGFASKLMIYQSSFLLSPILSALAILASILLLAVFVKAFQGAFLGPRLRKAEPVPVPMLVAMGVLALGVLALGLFPELVVRHLVAPAADALWRGRDLYLQAVLGR; via the coding sequence ATGAACCTCACCGCACACGCCCCGATCCTGGCGATCGCCGTGCCCCTCTTGGGCGCGTTCGCCCTTCCGTTGTGGGCGAAGCTCCACCGGTCCCTGCGCGACGGGTGGCTCGTCCTCGTCGCGGGCGCCACCGCCGCCCTCACGGCCCTCGTCGCGGTCCAGGTGTACACGGTCGGGATCCAGGTCTACACCCTGGGTGCGGCTTGGCCGCGAGACACCCTGACCCCCGGCGGGTTCCCGATCCGGATCATCCTCACGGTGGACGCCCTCAGCGCGTTCATGGGGCTCATCACCGCCCTCGTCGCCGTGGTCGGGTTCGCCTACGCCTGGCGGTACCTGAAGGAAGACGAGGGGAAGACCCTCGCCCTCACCCTCGGCACGCTCCTGTGGGCGGGGATGCTCGGGATGGCGTTCACGGGGGACCTGTTCAACCTGTTCGTGTTCTTCGAGGTCACGTCGATCGCCGCGTGCGGGCTGGTGGGCTACCGCACGTGGGCGTCGCGTGGCCCGGAGGCAGCGTTCAAGACGATGGTCATGTACACCGTGGGTGGGCTGTTCGTCCTGCTGGCGATCGCCCTTCTCTACGGCGAGTACGGGGCCCTCAACCTCGCCTACCTCGCCCGGCAGCTGAGCGGGTCGCTCATCGACCGGATCGCGCTGGCCCTTCTGTTGGGCGGGCTGCTCATGAAGGCCGGCGCGGTACCGCTCCACATGTGGGCGCCCGACGCGTACGGCGAGGCCCCGGCCCAGGCGGTGATCCTCCTCGTCGCCAACACCCAGATCTCCCTCTACGCCCTGTTCCGGGTCCTGTTCACCCTCTACGGCGGGGTTGCTGACCCGAGCGTGGGGTGGCTGGTCGTGGCCCTCGGCACGCTGACCCTCCTCGTGGCGGCCCTGATGGCGGTGGTCCAGCTCGACCTCGGCCGCCTCGTGGCGTTCGGGGCCGTGTCCCAGATCGGGTACATGCTCCTCGGGGTCGGGGTTGGGCTGACCGTGATCGCCGCTCGGCCCGCGTACGGGCTCGTCGCGATCCAAGGCGGGATCTTCCACATGCTGAACGACGCGGCGGCGATCGGGCTCCTCTTCCTCGCCGTGGGCGCGGTGGAGAAGGCGAGCGGGAGCCGAAACTTGGGAGCTCTGGGCGGGTTGGGCCACGACCTCCGGTGGACCACCGGGTTCTTCCTCCTCGGCTCGCTCGCCTTGGCCGGGATCCCACCCCTCAACGGGTTCGCCTCGAAGCTCATGATCTACCAGTCGAGCTTCCTCCTCTCCCCGATCCTGTCGGCGCTGGCGATCCTGGCGTCGATCCTCCTCCTCGCCGTGTTCGTGAAGGCGTTCCAGGGGGCGTTCCTCGGGCCGAGGCTCAGAAAGGCCGAGCCGGTTCCCGTCCCGATGCTCGTGGCGATGGGCGTGCTCGCCCTGGGCGTGCTCGCGTTGGGCCTGTTCCCCGAGCTCGTCGTCCGCCACCTCGTGGCGCCGGCGGCGGACGCCCTGTGGAGGGGCCGCGACCTCTACCTCCAGGCGGTGCTCGGACGATGA
- a CDS encoding Cytidine deaminase, producing MDESRLVAAAVEARRRAYAPYSGFPVGAALLSKGGRLFTGCNVENASYGLTVCAERVALFKAVSEGVREFEAIAVACGDGPCSPCGACRQALYEFAPDLKVILADAEGRSWEVTSLPELLPRAFGPSDLEG from the coding sequence ATGGATGAGTCGAGACTGGTGGCGGCGGCGGTGGAGGCCCGGCGACGGGCGTACGCGCCCTACTCCGGGTTCCCGGTGGGAGCAGCCCTCCTTTCCAAGGGCGGGCGCCTGTTCACAGGGTGCAACGTGGAGAACGCGAGCTACGGCCTGACCGTGTGCGCGGAGCGGGTGGCCCTGTTCAAGGCCGTGTCCGAGGGGGTACGGGAGTTCGAGGCGATCGCTGTGGCCTGCGGGGACGGCCCCTGTTCCCCCTGCGGGGCCTGTCGCCAGGCCCTGTACGAGTTTGCGCCGGACCTGAAGGTGATCCTCGCCGATGCAGAGGGGAGGAGCTGGGAAGTGACATCGCTTCCCGAACTCCTCCCCCGCGCGTTCGGTCCTTCCGATCTGGAAGGGTAG
- a CDS encoding Membrane bound hydrogenase, MbhE subunit produces the protein MRRWVVVAAFLIVAGCLLLGGARMRPFGAPRYDLMDRYFNAFSQYEAATNNVVTAIVFDYRGYDTLGEATVLFTAVVGVALILRRLKR, from the coding sequence ATGAGGCGCTGGGTCGTGGTCGCGGCGTTCCTGATCGTCGCCGGGTGTCTCCTGCTCGGCGGGGCCCGGATGCGCCCGTTCGGCGCGCCGCGCTACGACCTCATGGACCGCTACTTCAACGCCTTCTCCCAGTACGAGGCGGCGACGAACAATGTCGTGACCGCGATCGTGTTCGACTACCGCGGCTACGACACCCTCGGCGAGGCGACGGTCCTGTTCACGGCTGTGGTGGGGGTAGCCCTCATCCTGCGGAGGCTGAAGCGATGA
- a CDS encoding Na(+) H(+) antiporter subunit E, whose translation MAEWATTAGLVFLVYLVFSAFSGRWGLWASEELLAGAIIAVLVGLATGSLVWARGGWRLLQPHRWLLFLLYLVGPFFYAMAKANLDVAWRVITGRINPGIVRFNPGLQTDFGRTFLANSITLTPGTLTMDVDDATGDFFVHWISVTDASPTADAVCGPFPKWARRVAE comes from the coding sequence ATGGCGGAGTGGGCGACGACGGCGGGTCTGGTGTTCCTGGTCTACCTCGTCTTCTCCGCCTTCAGCGGAAGATGGGGCCTGTGGGCCTCGGAGGAGCTTCTCGCTGGCGCGATCATCGCGGTTCTCGTGGGGCTCGCCACCGGCTCCCTCGTGTGGGCGCGGGGAGGCTGGCGGCTTCTCCAGCCGCATCGCTGGCTGCTGTTCCTGCTCTACCTCGTCGGCCCGTTCTTCTACGCGATGGCCAAGGCGAACCTCGACGTGGCGTGGCGGGTGATCACCGGCCGGATCAACCCGGGGATCGTCCGGTTCAACCCCGGCCTCCAGACCGACTTCGGCCGGACGTTCCTCGCCAACTCGATCACCCTCACCCCAGGCACCCTGACGATGGACGTGGACGACGCCACGGGGGACTTCTTCGTCCACTGGATCAGCGTGACCGATGCCTCCCCGACGGCGGACGCCGTGTGCGGGCCGTTCCCGAAGTGGGCGCGGAGGGTGGCCGAGTGA
- a CDS encoding [NiFe] hydrogenase nickel incorporation-associated protein HypB: MHDIRVGTEDVFKRQIELASRNFALFKEHGVRAFNVMGAIGSGKTLLILRLAERLKEKGLRVGAIAGDVAGDDDYQKFVAAGLVAANLNTGDDCHLDAHRVGHALESFPLGDVDVLFIENVGNLVCPADFPLGTEGDLVVISVTEGDDMVRKHPKMFAQTDVLAVNKVDLASFVGVDPMVLVDDYRRLNPHGAIALTDARSGRGVDELLTALGL, encoded by the coding sequence ATGCACGACATCCGCGTGGGAACCGAAGACGTGTTCAAGCGGCAGATCGAACTCGCCTCCCGCAACTTCGCCCTGTTCAAGGAGCATGGGGTGCGAGCCTTCAACGTAATGGGAGCAATCGGGTCAGGCAAGACTCTTCTCATCCTCCGCCTCGCCGAGCGGCTGAAGGAGAAGGGCCTGCGGGTCGGAGCGATCGCCGGTGACGTGGCGGGCGACGACGACTACCAGAAGTTCGTCGCCGCCGGGCTCGTCGCCGCGAACCTCAACACCGGGGACGACTGCCACCTCGACGCCCACCGTGTGGGGCACGCCCTGGAGAGCTTCCCGCTCGGCGACGTGGATGTCCTGTTCATCGAGAACGTGGGGAACCTTGTCTGTCCGGCCGACTTCCCGCTCGGGACCGAGGGTGACCTCGTCGTGATCTCCGTGACCGAAGGCGACGACATGGTCCGCAAACATCCAAAGATGTTCGCCCAGACCGACGTCCTCGCCGTGAACAAGGTGGACCTGGCGAGCTTCGTGGGAGTGGACCCGATGGTCCTCGTGGACGACTACCGCCGGCTCAATCCCCACGGAGCGATTGCCCTCACCGATGCCAGGAGCGGCCGCGGGGTGGACGAGCTCCTCACCGCCCTCGGCCTGTGA
- a CDS encoding Acetyl-CoA synthetase produces the protein MVFTREEYEREKREFRWEIPAGYTIAGAVDSHARAHPDKACVLWESEKGERRTMTWGELSDQSSRFASVLMALGVGKGDPVMHIFPRIPEAFVAQIGTFKAGGVAVPGTDMLRAKDIIYRAETAGARTVIAHVSTIGEVEEVRGKCPLEHFVLIGGDRPGWTSFEKAMKSARPAAPIPLTAQDPLTINFTSGTTGNPKPVMHRHRWMYGHSRITARYFWGAEPDDVIWATTAPGWAKWYWAPMGVGLTTGCTQLMYHGRFDAERYLDLLARYPVTKLCATPTEYRILIQVPDLAKRKVALRDAVSAGEPLNAEAIEVFRKAFGITIRDGYGQTESVCLACNPPGLPVKPGSMGLPTPGLNATPIDEHGVPVKPGEIGEIAVEVGNPGIFDGYWKDPQLTAQVLSGKWYRTGDLVRVDEDGYFFFEGRADDVIKASGYRIGPFEVEDALVSHPAVVEAAVIGANHPVRGQIVKAFVILANGYQPSEALVTELQDHVKKVTAPYKYPREIEFVSELPKTTSGKIKRAELRKRDDERRQAA, from the coding sequence ATGGTCTTCACACGCGAGGAGTACGAACGGGAGAAGCGGGAGTTCCGGTGGGAGATCCCCGCCGGGTACACGATCGCGGGGGCGGTAGACAGCCACGCCCGCGCCCATCCAGACAAGGCGTGCGTGCTGTGGGAATCGGAGAAGGGCGAGCGGCGGACGATGACATGGGGGGAGCTGTCGGACCAGTCGAGCCGGTTCGCCTCGGTGCTGATGGCCCTCGGGGTGGGGAAGGGCGACCCGGTGATGCACATCTTCCCGCGGATCCCCGAGGCGTTCGTGGCTCAGATCGGTACGTTCAAGGCGGGTGGGGTTGCCGTGCCTGGGACGGACATGCTTCGCGCGAAGGACATCATCTATCGGGCCGAAACCGCCGGGGCGCGTACGGTGATCGCCCACGTCTCGACGATCGGCGAGGTGGAGGAGGTGCGGGGGAAGTGCCCGTTGGAGCACTTCGTCCTCATCGGGGGCGACAGGCCGGGGTGGACCTCGTTCGAGAAGGCAATGAAGAGCGCCCGGCCCGCGGCGCCGATCCCGCTCACTGCGCAAGACCCGCTTACGATCAACTTCACTTCGGGAACCACCGGGAACCCCAAGCCCGTCATGCACCGCCACCGGTGGATGTACGGCCACTCTCGGATCACCGCCCGCTACTTCTGGGGCGCGGAGCCCGACGACGTGATCTGGGCCACCACCGCCCCCGGGTGGGCGAAGTGGTACTGGGCGCCGATGGGGGTCGGCCTGACCACGGGCTGCACCCAACTCATGTACCACGGTCGGTTTGACGCCGAGCGGTACCTCGATCTGCTCGCCCGCTACCCAGTGACCAAGCTCTGCGCCACCCCGACCGAGTACCGGATCTTGATCCAGGTTCCCGACCTCGCGAAGCGGAAGGTGGCCCTGCGCGACGCCGTGTCAGCGGGTGAGCCCCTCAATGCCGAGGCGATCGAGGTCTTCCGCAAGGCATTCGGCATCACGATCCGCGACGGGTATGGCCAGACGGAGTCGGTGTGCCTGGCGTGCAACCCGCCGGGACTCCCGGTGAAGCCAGGCTCGATGGGCTTGCCCACGCCAGGGCTCAACGCGACCCCCATCGATGAGCACGGGGTCCCCGTGAAGCCAGGCGAGATCGGCGAGATCGCCGTCGAGGTGGGGAACCCGGGGATCTTCGACGGCTATTGGAAGGACCCCCAGCTCACCGCCCAGGTCCTGTCCGGCAAGTGGTACCGCACCGGGGACCTCGTCCGAGTCGATGAGGACGGGTACTTCTTCTTCGAGGGGCGGGCCGACGACGTGATCAAGGCCTCCGGGTACCGAATCGGGCCGTTCGAGGTCGAGGACGCGCTCGTCTCCCACCCGGCGGTGGTCGAGGCGGCCGTCATCGGAGCGAACCACCCCGTGCGGGGCCAGATCGTGAAGGCGTTCGTGATCCTCGCCAACGGTTACCAGCCGTCCGAAGCGCTCGTGACCGAGCTCCAGGACCACGTCAAGAAGGTGACCGCCCCCTACAAGTACCCGCGGGAGATCGAGTTCGTCTCCGAGCTTCCCAAGACGACGAGCGGCAAGATCAAGCGGGCCGAGCTGCGGAAGCGCGACGACGAACGCCGTCAGGCAGCCTGA
- a CDS encoding Membrane bound hydrogenase, MbhG subunit encodes MVLVLLGLWALLFRRNLVKVVIGIKIIENGVNLYLVATGYVHKGVVPIYTYAPQDAAMVLPTPQALTLTSIVIGLATTALMLAFAVVIHRHKKTLDGRKVTELSG; translated from the coding sequence ATGGTGCTCGTCCTCCTCGGGCTGTGGGCCCTCCTGTTCCGGAGGAACCTTGTCAAGGTCGTGATCGGGATCAAGATCATCGAGAACGGGGTCAACCTGTACCTCGTCGCCACGGGCTACGTGCACAAGGGCGTCGTTCCGATCTATACCTACGCTCCCCAGGACGCGGCGATGGTTCTCCCCACGCCGCAGGCCCTCACCCTGACGAGCATCGTGATCGGCCTGGCCACCACGGCGCTCATGCTCGCGTTCGCGGTCGTCATCCACCGCCACAAGAAGACCTTGGACGGCCGCAAGGTCACGGAGCTCTCGGGATGA
- a CDS encoding Putative pre-16S rRNA nuclease Yqg — MRVLGLDIGDRRVGIALSDETGTIASPHGVYTRRSPGEDVHHLAQLAREAGAVALVVGLPLHMDGTEGEQVAKTRALAEAVARDAGLPVHYVDERLTSSEADRAMVEGGLSRRARRERSDTLSAVLILQAWLDRATRT, encoded by the coding sequence ATGAGGGTGTTGGGGCTGGACATCGGGGATCGGCGGGTAGGGATCGCTCTCTCCGACGAGACGGGCACGATCGCCAGCCCCCACGGGGTCTACACCCGCCGGTCTCCGGGAGAGGACGTTCACCATCTTGCCCAGCTGGCACGGGAAGCGGGTGCGGTGGCGCTGGTGGTGGGCCTCCCCCTCCACATGGACGGCACCGAGGGGGAGCAAGTGGCGAAGACGCGCGCCCTCGCGGAGGCCGTCGCCCGGGACGCGGGGCTCCCCGTCCACTACGTGGATGAGCGGCTCACCTCGTCCGAAGCCGACCGGGCGATGGTCGAGGGCGGGCTGTCCCGAAGGGCCCGCAGGGAGCGGTCCGACACGCTGTCCGCCGTGCTCATCCTCCAGGCGTGGCTCGACCGCGCGACACGAACCTAG
- a CDS encoding Membrane bound hydrogenase, NiFe-hydrogenase small subunit MbJ, with the protein MGLGSFKRALWVFHIATGSCNGCDIEIVAALTPRYDVERFGIKLVGTPRHADVLLVTGPVTRPMAERLKRVYEQTPDPKAVVVVGGCGSTSGVFYDSYNVVGPVDKIVPVTAYVAGCPPRPEAIIHGVVTAVAKLEELTGEKR; encoded by the coding sequence ATGGGTCTCGGGTCGTTCAAGCGCGCGCTGTGGGTGTTCCACATTGCCACCGGTTCGTGCAACGGCTGCGACATCGAGATCGTGGCTGCCCTCACCCCCCGCTACGACGTGGAGCGGTTCGGGATCAAGCTCGTGGGCACCCCGCGCCACGCCGACGTCCTCCTCGTGACGGGGCCCGTGACGCGGCCGATGGCGGAGCGACTGAAGCGCGTCTACGAGCAGACGCCGGACCCGAAGGCCGTCGTCGTGGTCGGGGGGTGCGGCTCGACCTCGGGCGTGTTCTACGACAGCTACAACGTGGTCGGCCCGGTGGACAAGATCGTCCCCGTGACCGCCTACGTCGCCGGCTGCCCGCCCCGGCCGGAGGCAATCATCCACGGCGTGGTGACCGCGGTGGCGAAGCTCGAGGAGCTCACGGGGGAGAAGCGATGA
- a CDS encoding YigZ family protein, with the protein MNGISRPAEAKLVRERSRFLAYAVPVTTVAEVEGALDRLRKEHHTARHVPYAYRLRSGEGRASDDGEPSGSAGRPILSLLEGEDLGGVLVAVVRYFGGVKLGVGGLARAYRDAARAALEAAEVRPVVRERRFVVFAERERVGAVLAVARRHEARVLSQRFTGRAEAEIAVPEGNATLFQAAVAPLGEVREVGDA; encoded by the coding sequence ATGAACGGGATCTCCCGACCGGCCGAGGCGAAGCTTGTCCGCGAGCGATCGCGGTTCCTCGCCTACGCCGTTCCGGTGACCACGGTTGCAGAGGTGGAGGGCGCCCTCGACCGCCTCCGCAAGGAGCACCACACCGCGCGCCACGTCCCGTACGCGTACCGACTTCGTTCGGGCGAGGGCCGGGCGAGCGACGACGGCGAACCGTCTGGCTCGGCCGGACGACCGATCCTGAGCCTGCTCGAGGGCGAGGATCTGGGGGGCGTCCTCGTCGCCGTGGTCCGCTACTTCGGCGGGGTCAAGCTCGGGGTGGGGGGCCTCGCCCGGGCGTACCGCGATGCGGCCCGAGCGGCCCTCGAGGCGGCCGAAGTGCGCCCCGTCGTCCGGGAGAGGCGGTTCGTCGTGTTCGCGGAGCGCGAGAGAGTCGGCGCCGTCCTCGCGGTTGCCCGACGGCACGAAGCGCGGGTCCTCTCCCAGCGGTTCACCGGCCGGGCCGAGGCCGAGATCGCCGTGCCCGAAGGGAACGCGACCCTGTTTCAGGCGGCAGTCGCCCCGCTGGGCGAGGTGAGGGAGGTCGGCGATGCTTGA